One window of Triticum dicoccoides isolate Atlit2015 ecotype Zavitan chromosome 5A, WEW_v2.0, whole genome shotgun sequence genomic DNA carries:
- the LOC119298618 gene encoding cysteine proteinase inhibitor 8-like, producing MAARARYLLPPTLHTGTSIVGRGGLPGVWFPIPNMEDACIQELGRWALAQHMCLATPSGLQFRRVTGGEQQVISGVKYRLVVDAADNCGRTMRYLAVVYEKPWTNTRRLTSFGPAACT from the coding sequence ATGGCGGCAAGAGCGAGATACCTCCTTCCGCCCACCCTCCACACCGGGACCTCCATAGTCGGCCGTGGCGGGTTGCCTGGGGTGTGGTTCCCCATCCCGAACATGGAGGACGCGTGCATCCAAGAGCTCGGCCGGTGGGCGCTGGCACAACACATGTGCCTGGCGACCCCTAGTGGGCTGCAATTTCGCCGAGTGACGGGCGGCGAACAACAGGTAATTTCCGGGGTGAAATATCGCCTCGTCGTGGATGCGGCGGACAACTGTGGCAGGACCATGCGCTATCTCGCGGTGGTATACGAGAAGCCCTGGACCAACACCCGTCGGCTCACCTCCTTCGGGCCGGCGGCCTGCACCTAG